acttctaaaaagataggatttttcttcacttttcaaaattataatttcaaagcatttagtgtaaatcaatctaataaaataacaaataaatcaacgaacattatttataaggcaaaacataatatttttgttctaagcatggacgtgtacaatttaatgacacatcttacacaaagaatattatgtttatgcactaatgaagaacaaagtgtaaatatgttataacaatctaaaatacaagatatttaagatgaaagaaatatatgaagaagaaaaatccataaacttgttgcattacaagggaaatcaacatacaacataaatattacctagttacaagttgcttcatcatgatcttaataatcttatgaaaaagattagaagcacataactagagtagaaattacaaaataaatgacatacatacttgcaaaatgctcttgaaaaacccaaaatggaagagaggatggtagagagaaaatgggagaaaggaagatggtaaccaaaaattaagcacccccaaatggtcttgaaataccatatttatagccaaaatgagattattaaaataatcaatttaaaattaattaaattgattagattaattaaataaaataaatatggtatgtagggggtaattgtaggagtgatgatgattttgggtaaaaagttgacattttgaacataggggacaaatggtacaatTAGGCAATTTTAGGCTCAAAATGGGAAAATGCAGCTATTTGGCTGCTGGTGGCAGGCGGCTGGCATGCGTTGGGCTTGTGGGCTGGGCCGAGTGGAGGAAATGGCAGCAGCTGGTGGCTGGTGGATGTCTCCGTGGGCCTGGTGCTGCTTGAAGAGAGATGGGCTTTGGATGTTAGGCTGGCCCGTTTTGCTGAGCCTGCTGAACGTGAGCTAGGCAATATTGAAGGGCGTTTGGCCAAGGGGTTGGTTATATGATGGAAGTGATGCTGAATGGTGGAGGAGTTTGGGACAGGTGGCGGCTGGAGAATTGAGCATGGCTGTGAGGGAGAGGCAGCGGCAAGTGATGGCAAGAGGAGCTTCATTGGGCTGGGGCTGCTTATGGGCCTTTGAACAAATGCCAAAATTTCTTTACTTTTTctacaaaaatgccacttttatttccttttctcttctttttcaagcataaaaaaattgcaaagtacatcctacaaaataagtaaatattaaattagaataaaatattttcatttataaaataactcatattgattccatgaaaatactaattgaaatttaatttactttggcaattaagttcaataaaatcacattttttttacttataatctaacaacacaaatttcaaataattaaactacaacatattataataaaatatctataaaaacatataaaaatctagaaaactacaataagactaataaattaaaaattacataaaaaattaataagttaattaaaaactcaagaactaagtaacaattagcatataaaatatggtaaaataactctattttgtagagttatcaccaagcttcctttttccttcaaCAAAGCTACCCAACAGCCCAAACAAAGGCCAGCCCAATGCAGGCCCACTCCTTCCAGCAACATCTTCACGCCCAAGGATCCCAGCCTTTGGCCCAAATTGCAACAGCCCATCAGCCTTCTCTTCAACCCAGCCGCCCATGTGTCACGTTTTCATTGGccaaaaatgggtcaaaaccctcttgtgtcaccaaccatgttttgtgggtattgggctttgtaaattgctattttgagctttaaagatcatgtttttgtggtattttagaaaaggagcattttgaccatacacaaaaatagctagggcaatattaataataagatttgatttttcaaaatcatattttattattaatatttcagatttattttgtaaaccccattttgttgtttaatttctttttagtcattttctccatctataaatagggacactttcttcacatttggtatgtaatttttagagtagagaaactatagcaaaatttccactcactttcttctcatatttacTTCTtataattttgtgagaatcatgagcataatggcctaatcttcctaggaaggttagggatgattccatatgcaagtgatgttaatttgctactttgatttactatgttcgtaatgtaatatatttgagttatttatgttctttcatctctatctttattttgttatctttatttacttatgctaatagtatatagaattagtcatgctctttctatgtgcttctaattagtaaaagtaatattgatacataattttatgtctaatcttctattgcattattgcccttgggtattttgtcatttttagatttttcataagattaacattgtgcttttaaagtaaagaactttataactcaaatgaacttttgtttgaaaaactatggactttaatgttagattttccaagtaaatgttgggatgtgaactatttacttgtgtatttttgtaaatcaagtagccaagtaactaaacaagcatatggatgaatcttgaaacctttcattttctcaaactcttgattacatcttacatttatttcacttatctcatttcatcactttatcaaaaatacaataccaaaatctcaaacctctttccatttacaattttatttacttcttgttactaactttttgtgttattttctactaaccttttgattttaggttacctccttgtggatcgactgcCCGATcatactacaactaccgcttagtgtagtcacattttgggcgttaaacagatacacttgggttgggaaagaaaaagctttactattcttaagctttaccaaacacttgggaagtaaggattagagtatttcagTATTGAAGTTAGGCCATCtataaggtcaacaaaggtacccatattcttaagttcaatcctgtttgattccttagtttctttagttttcattcaggatctaacttttgttatgattTTGTGGTTAGATTTTTAaggtctttgaacttaaggtgtcatTTCGGTAATATTTCTCTGGGTGGTTTAGTTCtagtcttttcatctctttcttttaagaaatactcactattctattgctggttttaggagtattccaagccccgcatttgttctcgcatcccggttttggtaaggaaaatatgctagatcttgtatgtttgaatgatatgttatgttatgtataatatgttatgataagtttatgttttaatatgttatgttatgatttaccctacctcaaatattagatagGGGACGTAGATgtgttatcatacactacatatgatttaccctaccttaagacaggggacgtagatatGTTATCATACATTATATGTGATCTAAcatacctcaaatattagacagtgGATGTAGATGATTTATTACATgtcataatgaccattattagtatagtcttatatggaatatgttataatatgtttatagtatatgttataatatgtttttagtatatgttatgatatgtttatagcatatgttatgatatgattttatgtgtatgtttatggtgttagtagtttttctttgctgggcattaggctcattcctttatttttagtgtgatgcaggaaaatgaatatggaaggcggaaggattcttggttgcttggcttgtgtgttgagggtggatggaatgtgtggactgcgtgtcgattgaggatgaagttatttatttttagtcttttaaatcatgtttttccgcatttagttttgtaaacaattttctttagtttaaaattatgttttatgttttaaacaatgggtacccatgccatattttctattattatgtatttgatacaatatttcgagatttaataaagttatattatttcttatgtatctttcccaaaatagtagctatgtatagtagatctaatggtctaaggtcttagaaatagttgggtcattacaagcctacaaggttcaaaacaccacccttgtagactaacatataatccctagtctgtcttAAATGTTTCAAGATATGTTTAACTGTTATTCAATGTTTCGGTCATGAGTTTAACTGATAcatactcactactcccactgcatagcaggtatctggtctagtacacaacatagcatacatcagacttccaactgcagatgcgtaaagaacttttctcattgcatcttcatcttcaggagtctagggagactgttTTTTTTCTAAAAGATGAATTCCACGACGGgatggtagacgtcctttcttggaatttgtcattgagaaacgttcaagcactttatcaatgtaagttgcttgagatagagctgagagtttgttctttctatccctaatgatctggatacctagaacataactcgcttcactCAAATCCTTCAtttagaattgagtgctcagccaattcttcacatatgataatttcttaacattgtttccaatgagtaagatatcatttaCATGAAGAACCAGAAATACTACTATTTGATTTTCCCTTAATtagtaaacacaaggctcatcaatattttgttcaaggccataggttttgattatctcatcaaacctaagattccaagaacgagaagcttgcttaagtctataaatggacctattcaacttgcaaatttTTCATTCTTTTCCAACTATTTTAAAGCATTCTgattgatccatataaatgacttcattcatcaagctaaaaTATGTCTTTTCATATAATTTATGaacataaatattgattgatgACTTGACTACTGGACCACATCAAGTACTAGTCGATGATGGCTAGTATCTTCTAATAAATGGACCAAACACAGAAAATTAAAAAGGTAGGGTCTATGCAAATTAAGACTTTTTGTTTCCTCGAGTCTTCATTCTTGGTTCAGCTAAGACTTTTCAACTGTGGATATTTCCTCGATTCTTCTATATTTGCTacaagtcttttttttttctttttcttttttccctaaattaatttcatgtatctttgaaatattatatatattctcACTAAAACACACATATACTCACACAAATATACCTTCCTAGTTTCTCATTGATGAAAAAATAATTAACACTTTCCTTGTCGATCTCTCTGGGAAATATAAAAAACGCTCGATCTCTTTTGGTAAGTAACACATAGACTCATACTATATCTTGCTGTTTCTTGGAAATAATTTTATCCCTCTATATTTATTTTTGATGttttttaatttcttatttatCTACTTTCTTCTCAATGTATAGTTTATTTTATACTTATGAGAAAGTagagtatttattttaaatttctacACAGAATCATTCAATGCATTTCtagatataatttattattttgagcTACAAGGCAAAGTAACTTGTACATATAACAGAATTAATAATTTTTAGTGTTATTCTCATAAATTTTCAAAAAGTTTGAGATTTTTTAGAGTGTCGAAATCAAAATTTAAATAGTTTGTTGCATACATACAtgctttttcttttatgtttgaaACAAGTTGCTTGCACCAAAAAAATTCCATTATTATGTAGTGTAATTCTATAATACATCCCCAAAAGGGGCATACCATTACATTTTTCTTGTTGACTAAAGAAATCCTAATAAATTTTGtacaaaaaatcttagttttagtcataataaattttgtgactaaaGAAAAATCACCTTACCAATGTCATCACTAAGAAGTCTGTGGCTACAAgtatttgtaaaaaaaatcacaatttgttgtcactaaatgtatttttagtcacaacaaattttatcactaaaaaataataggttgtgactaaaactacattagtgacaacttgtGATTATGTATGACCTTTTCGTTACAAGTAATGTTTTGTTGTTACTAAAAGTAAtatttagtcacacaaaatatatattgTGACTATAAAGTTGTCATTGAAGGTTACCTTTATTTGTATAAGGGACGGtgaattattcaaaatttataaaaaatttgtACACTATCATTAAAAATTTGATCCATATGTGAAatagtaaataaatatattgtatattgttatataaaaaaattaagattataactGGACGCACGAAAAGTGTATCAATATGTCTCTTTCTTGGAACATACTATAGAAGTATCCTCTGATATTAGCACTCTATCATACTTTCCTTGATGATGTCCATAAATTATTTTTTACTCTTTTTATATGAGTACTCGAattcaagttttaaattatatatttgcgagttataaaatatatatacgaGGGAATTTAGTAATTACTTCATGCATTatagatattatatataaatatatctcgGGTAAATACATATTTGATATATTGTGTATTATCAAAATGCAGATTTGGTACTTAATATTTTGGGTAATACTCATTCGGTACcttataatttaaaattgtacatatctGTACCTAGACTCAAATGCgatcaataaaattttatcaatatgactaaTAAATTGCTctaagttatatgtaattaagtaattaaatttgaatttgaaccCCATATAATTAATGGCAGTTTGTTCGCACTGATAAAATTTCATTAATCAAATTTGTTTAAAATACCAAATATGTAAAATTTCAAATTATAGGATACTAGATAAACAATATTATCAATAACATGGGGTACTAAGtgtgtattttgataaaacacaatATACCAAATAGTTGTTTAATTAACCTTATATCTTTTAGTTTGACTTATTGCTAAAATGGTATCTTAATTAATTAGATATTTGCTTATCAATTtatagtattttttattatttatatattcaaACTGAAGTTTAATTCACCATTGAAGTACTATACATGTGTGTTTTTTTGATTAAATGTGATACCAGATAACAAATAAGTGATCAATAAAGAAGAAAGAGGCACTCATGATGAGTCTGCTGATTGTTAATGTTAATGTTATTATGATTGGATCATTATTAATGACAATAATGTCCGCACTAGCTTCACCCATTGCAAAACAAGATTATTGCCAAGCCAAGTGTGGAGATGTAGATATTCCATACCCTTTCGGAATTGGACCATCCGAATGTTTTCTTGACGAACGATTCGAAATCTCCTGCCACAACTCTTCCACGCCTGTTCTCAAACACACTCAGCTACAGGTACTTAATATTTCATTAATTCCTGATTAATAATGATCCTCGTTCTCGTTATTATTATAGCTATGATTACGATCCCCAATGGATTGTGGTGAGAAACCCCATTAGTTTCTTCGATTGCGGAGACAAGACAAGGCAAAAATCAGCAAATTTAACAGGAACCCCGTTTTACTATTCGCGTGGCAATGTATTCATTGCAGTAAGTTGTGGTGCCTTGGCCAAGTTCGTAACAAAGTCAGGCAACATGCTCTTCGAGAATGGATGCTCATCCAATAGTACAACAACTAAATCAAGTAATCATAATATTATTGATTTTAGTAATTGCGATGGCGTTGAATGTTGTACTACTTCCGTCGTCTTCCCTTCGGATGTTGTGGGCAACAACTTGGAAATCTCCATGGATAATGATTCTTCTGGTACTCCTGCAAATCATAGCCAATGCAAATATGCATTCTTGatagattatgatgaaatgtaTAAATATAAAACATTTCGTGATCTGGATTATGTTCCCGTCCGACTAAGTTGGTCCCTTAACAGTACGTATTTCGATGTATTTAAAACACCTTTTATACCAAACAAAACTAGCAACTTCGATTGTCGAACTTCGACGGAGGACTATGGTAATTTATTAAAATCCTCTTTGGATCGAATAAGTGATTGTTGGTGCAGTACTGGACTTCGAGGGAATCCCTATCTGGTGGGTGGGTGTAGTCAAGGTAAACCTCTCCcacaaatattaattataattgtaTATAAATATTAAGCTTTCATttactatacatatatataaatattgatatatatatatatactagctaGATACAAATCTGCACGTCGGTCGTTAGTTTTATTTGTAGaatttatcaattatatatatatatttgatttgtattattttcatataaattttaaataaataatcaatattatatatatttatatataaaagaataacataaatatattaaatgaaaaattaaaacaaaatatttataataataatgatatattttataatatgcataaatatttatttttttgtttgttttaaagatatattatgttaaaattaacaaataaaaccaATAATATCCGCACTTTTTAATTAGTCGGGACTTATTATTAGTTACAGTAATCTTTTTTTATAGTCTATATtaatgagaataaataaataataaattttatattaactaaaaaaattatgtgttatttaattctCAGATATTAATGAATGCATTAAGATTGAAGGGTTATGTCCTGGAGGCTCCACTTGCGTGAACACTTTCGGGCACTATCACTGTAGTTATAAACGCAAGGCTATCTTTATAGGTATGTCTTTGtatcaaattcatatatatatatatacatatatatatttatatttataattttctttgtgTGTATGTGTGattcataaaataatattttttactgGTTAACTAACGTAAAACATAGTAAAAATTCATAATAGTAGTGCATCTAGGAATTCATTCcaccaaaaataaaaatcaataataatatatattggaAATATATAATggaacaaaatttaaaaatttcacgcatatatacaaattaaataataaaataatgtaaTTGAGATAACTATTCTACTATTAGAACTCATCTATCCACCTactctcattttaaaaaaaaaatcttatactTTTACTCGCAACAAATTTTGTGAGTAAAACAActtcattatattatattttttttattaatatttgaataaaaCTAGAagtgaaaatatcttttaaatttaTCAATTCTTAAGAAATTATGCCACATTTCCAAAAGAAATAATCACATCTTAACTACTAGGTACCTACGATTACCAAAAAAGCGTAGTACGATGTATTTTttatgcaaaagaaaaaaatctTAGGAATTTAACTATACCATATTGAGAAATTATGTATTTTTACTGCTAATATCCATATATTTTAATCaatcatatttttaataaaagtttataaatACATTCTATATTTATcgcaaattttaattaaataaattgagGCTATTttgtcataataaataataagaatGTTTGCACCAAAATTACCTAAAGTTTGAGGTTTGTACATGTCATAGACTCAATCTTTTTTTTAGCGgtgaaaaatacaaaaaattgtTTAGTCACCACCTAACGGAGATCAATATGTAGAGAGTGGCGAAATTACTATTATACTAACTTTGGGTATTTTTCCTCCTAAAAAAAAGATTGGATCTATGCCACGTACAATCCTCAAACTTTGGATAGTTTTGCCGCAAATATTCCTAAATaatatttttaccaaaattagtgaaaaaaaacaaaattttaacaATCCTTGTTCAAAAAGATCAAATGTTTGACaaaatttcaatttatatattataaaacttatataaaaaaattaaagtttagagcaagagaaataataatattaaaatctGAGTTTAATTTATGCTTATTTAAAATTACAAACTAATTAAGaataagtttttaaaaattccaaatttccataaatgaatgattatgtttatttattcatacatgTTAAACAGGTGTGGGGAGTCCTCTTGGATTATTAGTTCTACTTTTTTGTACATGGAGACTATACAAattcataaagaaaagaaaagaaattaaacGCAAGAAAGCATTTTTTAAACGAAATGGCGGCCTTTTGTTGGAACAGCAAATACACTCGAGTGAAAACAATGTCGAGCAAACGAAGCTGTTCGAATCAAAAGAGTTAGAGAAGGCAACTGATAATTTCAATATAGACAGAGTTCTTGGGCAAGGAGGCCAAGGCACTGTGTACAAAGGAATGTTGGAAGATGGAAAGATTGTTGCTATAAAGAAATCTAAAATAATTGATGAAGCCAAACTCTCTGAATTCATCAACGAGGTTGTCATTCTTACACAAATCAATCATAGAAATGTTGTCAGGCTATTGGGATGTTGTCTGGAGACAGATGTTCCAATTCTAGTTTATGAATTCATCCCAAACGGAACACTTTCTGAGTATATTCATGACAAAAATGCAGAGTTTCCTTTCACATGGAACATGAGATTACAAATTGCCACTGAAGTTGCAGGAGCTCTTTCATACTTACACTCAGCAGCTTCTTTTCCAATTTATCATCGAGATATCAAGTCTACGAACATACTCCTTGATGAAAAATTGAGAGCTAAAGTTGCAGACTTTGGTACATCAAGAACTATCTCCTTAGAGCAAACTCACCTGACCACTTTAGTTTATGGCACATTTGGCTATCTAGATCCAGAATACTTTCAGTCTAGCCAATTCACAGATAAGAGTGATGTTTATAGTTTTGGAGTAGTTCTTGTCGAACTCTTGACCGGACAAAAAGCTATATCTTCAACAAGGTCAGAGGAGGAAGGAAGAAGTTTGGCAACATATTTCATGATGACGATGGAGGAAAAGAGTAATAGTAGTGTGTTCGACATTCTTGATGATCAAGTTCTCAAAGATGCGCCAAAAGAAGAGATCTTAATTGTTGCTGATCTTGCAAAGAGATGCTTGCATTTGAGTGGAAGGAATCGACCTACCATGAAAGAAGTAGCAAAGGAGCTAGAGAGGAGGATTCAAGGCATTGATAATAAAGATTCTAAGGGTAGTCAAcaacataattatgattatgatgAAGAGCTAGCATATGCACCACCTGAAGTTATAGACTACTCTTGGAATGCTTCCACATCGTCAACTTTTGATAGGAATGCTACTAGCTCCTCGTTGCATCAAGAGTTACCATTGTTGGAAGTGTGAACAAATAGTAATATCCCTTTTGTAGTACTCttcactttattttctttttatttcaaatttgagagATCAATTATACAGTGGAATACTTTATTGGTTAATATTGTTAATTTTGGTTCCATCTCTTTGTATAAGCATTCAACGCTTGGTACTTTTACTATATTATGTAATATAGTAGTACTCGTGTTTTTGTATGGTTTTGgcatttttatttttctaattagttcttTTTATGCGAATTTTTATTGCCAACTATCTAATGAGTATTATCTCCATAAATATCTAAGCAATATCTACAACAAGGTCAAAGGAAGGAAGATGTTTGGTGACATATTTCATAATGACAATGTATATTTCCTTTAATTTTTAATAGTTTGGTTTGATCGGTCATGATTATATAAACTAAACATGGTCGCACACATGGTCCTATGAGATGATGAGTAGGCACATAATAGTTAGgagtgagcatcggtcggtttgagTGGTTTTTTCACCAAAAGAAATctagaattcggttttcggttcggattggtgcaatccgaaaactgaccgaaccaaaccagtttaaaaaaaaaccgaccgttttggaccgcggtttggtcggttaaaccgaccaaaccgaattgattatttatttatttttttttattttttttttgaaagttttagttaaaaaattaaaaattttggattgttagaatccatttttgtatgtttttaaaatataaatatatagaacataattacatttacaagtgccttaagttttttttttattaaaaattttaataattaataattatataatattatactattattttattgtgttcggtcggtttcggtttttggtcggttcacccaaaatttccaacccgaccgaacagtggcggtttgcaccgtcggcggttttttcagttttcggtttaaacggttttggttttttcggtgttcggtaggtCAGTGTACACGATTTTTTCGGTTTtttggattttatgctcagccctaataATAGTAATGAAGAACACCAGTTGTTGTTCGAGGGACTCGGGGCGTGGAGTCCGAAAGTCATGGTTTTCACAAAATTTGGTGGTGCATCGTTGTCTTCACTGATCACCAAAAGCCAGGAAGGAAAAATCTAGTCAAGATTCTTCCTGTATGAAgggtacaatatatatatatacgatgtATATACGTGAGTGGGATGTATGAGTACCTTTCAAAATCTTTACAAGATTAATAAAAGATTCAAACATTATTTCGTATTTGTATGAAGCAAGCATCAATGGGCGAGTTTCCATTTGTGTTAGTATTGCTGCTTTTCCTTTGTACACCAATTTTTGCAGTTGATAGCTTAAGACAAGTGGAGTCTATCTCTGATGGCAGAACCTTGGTCTCCCAAGAAGGAAGGTTTGAGCTTGGTTTCTTCAGTCCAGGAAATTCCAAATATTGTTACTTGGGAATTTGGTTCAAAAACATCTCTGTTCAAACTGTTGTTTGGGTTGCCAACCGTTGCAATCCAATATACGACATGTCGGGTTCGTTGCATTTCAACAGCAGTAGCACAAATCTTGTTCTGTTCGGACAGAAGAAGACAATCGTTTGGTCATCGACGACACCAACGAGTCTAGAAAGAAATCAAGGCCAAAAGCCAATTCTTATGCTTTTGGATTCTGGAAACCTGGTGATCATAGATGAGAAAAACAGAAACTCAGAAACATATTTATGGCAAAGCTTTGATTATCCTTCTAATACAATGTTACCTGGTATGAAAACAGGGTTCAACATAAGAACAGGGCATACTTGGCTTATGACAGCATGGAAGAGTGCAGTGCAGATGACCCTTGTCCTATCGATTTGACTTGTGGGATGGAGCCTCATGCTTACCCTGAATTATCTATTCGAAGGGGCAAAAGGATTTACTATCGTCAGGGCCCGTGGAACGACCTTCGTTTTAGTGGCACACTTCATTTGAGACCAAACCCGATTTGTGACTTGGAATTTGTACACGACGAT
The Humulus lupulus chromosome 6, drHumLupu1.1, whole genome shotgun sequence DNA segment above includes these coding regions:
- the LOC133783556 gene encoding wall-associated receptor kinase-like 9, which gives rise to MLFENGCSSNSTTTKSSNHNIIDFSNCDGVECCTTSVVFPSDVVGNNLEISMDNDSSGTPANHSQCKYAFLIDYDEMYKYKTFRDLDYVPVRLSWSLNSTYFDVFKTPFIPNKTSNFDCRTSTEDYGNLLKSSLDRISDCWCSTGLRGNPYLVGGCSQDINECIKIEGLCPGGSTCVNTFGHYHCSYKRKAIFIGVGSPLGLLVLLFCTWRLYKFIKKRKEIKRKKAFFKRNGGLLLEQQIHSSENNVEQTKLFESKELEKATDNFNIDRVLGQGGQGTVYKGMLEDGKIVAIKKSKIIDEAKLSEFINEVVILTQINHRNVVRLLGCCLETDVPILVYEFIPNGTLSEYIHDKNAEFPFTWNMRLQIATEVAGALSYLHSAASFPIYHRDIKSTNILLDEKLRAKVADFGTSRTISLEQTHLTTLVYGTFGYLDPEYFQSSQFTDKSDVYSFGVVLVELLTGQKAISSTRSEEEGRSLATYFMMTMEEKSNSSVFDILDDQVLKDAPKEEILIVADLAKRCLHLSGRNRPTMKEVAKELERRIQGIDNKDSKGSQQHNYDYDEELAYAPPEVIDYSWNASTSSTFDRNATSSSLHQELPLLEV